The DNA segment TAGGCGAACGGCACCGGCTCGAGGCCCAGGTGAGGGTCGACCCGCTCGAGCCACTCGAGGCTGCGCCGCGCCGCGGCCTGGAAGGCGTCCACCGCCGGCTTGCGCGCGGCCTCGTACGCGGCGAGGGCCTCGGGAAGCGAGCGCCCGGAGCGACCGAGCGCGTCGGCCAGCGCGATGGCGTCCTCCAACGCGAGCTTGGTCCCCGAGCCGATCGAGAAGTGGGCGGTGTGGGCCGCGTCGCCGGTCAGCACGGCGCGCTCGTGGTGCCAGCGGCGGTTCCGCACCAGCGGGAAGTTGACCCACTTCACGAAGTTGTTGGAGAGCAGGGGCTCGCCGTCGAGATCGTCGCGGAACACGCGCGCCAGGTAGCGGCAGGTGTCGAGGTCGTTCAGCCGGTCGAAGCCGGCGCGGCTCCAGGTCTCGGGCGAGCACTCCACGATGAACGTGCTCATGGTGGGGCTGAACTTGTAGGCGTGCGCGATGAAGAGCCCGTGCTCGTTGGTCCGGAAGATCATCACCAGGCCGTGAAAGAGGCGCGGGGTGCCGAGCCAGACGTAGCGGTTCAGCCGCACCTCCACCGAGGGCTGGAAGAAGTCGGCGTGGTGACGCCGCACCAGGCTATTGGCGCCGTCGGCGCCCACCAGCAGATCGCCGTCGGCCAGGTCCGTCGGATCGGCGATGGGGGTGCGGAAGCGGAGATCGACGCCGACCTCGCGGCCGCGACGCTGCAGGATGTCGAGGAACGTGAGACGCGCGATGCCGGAGAAGCCGTTGCCGCGGATCGAGACCTTCTCGCCGCGATGCACGACGTCCACGTTGTCCCAGGTCTGGCTGGCCTGGGCGATGGCGGTGAAGGTGGGCTCGTCCTGCTCCCGCAGGAAGGCCAGGGTACGGTCGGAGAAGACGATGCCCCAGCCGAACGTATCGTCGGCGGCGTCGCGCTCGAAGACGGTGATCCGGTGCGACGGGTCGCGGCGCATCATGAGCAGGGAGAAGTAGAGCCCGGCCGGCCCGCCCCCGAGAACGTTGATCCTCACGAGAGCACCACCGTCTCGCCGGTGCGCGCGTCCGCCGCCCCGGAGGCCAGCTCCAGCACGACCTGCGCCACCTCGTCGGGCTCGATCAGCCGACCGGAGGCGTTGAGCCGGGCCAGCGCCTGCGTGGCCTCGCCGAGCGACTGCCCGGTCTTCTCGCTGATGCGCGCGGCCGCGCGGGACGCCAGGTCGGTCGCCACGTAGCCGGGGCACACCGCATTGACGGTGACGCCGCGCCCGGCGACCTCCGCGGCGACCGAGCGGGTCAGGCCGACCAGGGCGTGCTTCGAGGCGGAGTAGGCCGCGATGTACGGAGCGCCCGCGAGCCCCACGGTGGAGGCGATGTTGATGACGCGGCCCCACCGCCGCTCGAGCATGCCGGGCAGCAGCGCGCGGATGAAGAGATAGGGCGCGGTCGCGTTGATGGCCACATGGCGCTGCCAGAGCGCGAGATCCGTGCGGGCCAGCGGCGCGGATTCGGCGACGCCCGCGTTGTTGACCAGGATGTCCACCGGCGGGCGCTCGGCGCGGATCCGGTCGAGCGCGGCCGCCACTGCCGCGGGATCCGCGACGTCGAGCGGGTAGCATGCGACCGCGGGCGCGCCCGCATCGGTCGCCTCGGCCGCGGCCGACCGCAGCGCGCTCTCGGTGCGGCCGCTCAGCACGAGCCCGGCCCCGGCTCGGCCGAGAGCGAGCGCGATGGCTCGCCCGATGCCCCGACCGCCGCCGGTCACCAGGGCGGTGCGGTCCTTCAGCGCGCCCGCGCCGTCAGTCACGCCCGGGCGGGCTCCACGGCGGCGCGATCAACCGCCCGCGTCGGACGCGCCGCTTCCGGGACGTCTCCTCCCCGAGCGTTGAAGGGCCCATCCGCGCGCGATTATACTACCCGCGCTCTATGGGCCGTCCCTTCCAGCAGGTCTCCCTCACCGACGCGGTCGGCCGACTCCGCGCCGGCATGAAGGTGCTCGTCGCTCCCGGCGCGGGCGATCCCTCCGCGCTCATCGCGGAGATCCTCCGCCAGGCGGATCGCCTCGCTCCGCTCACCCTGATGGGCGGGCTGCGCCTCGACGACTACGCGTTCGCGGCGCCCGCGTACGCGGGAAGGATCCGCTTCGCCACCTGGCACATGTCCCCGCGCCTCGCGGAGGCCGACGCGCGCGGAGACGTCGACTTCGTGCCCGCGCGCTACTTCGACACCGTCGGCCTGTTCTCGGCGGGCGGCGCCTGGGCTCCCGACGCGGTGCTGGTGCACACCGCGCCCCCGGATCGCGGCGGGCATCTCTCGCTCGGCGTCTCGGTCAGCTACCTGCTGCCGGCGGCCCGCCGCGCTCCGCTCGTCATCGCGCAGGTGAATCCGCGCATGCCGCGCACGCTCGGCCAGGCGTTCCTCCATCACTCGCAGGTGGACGCGTGGACGCCCGTCGACCATCCGCTCCTCGAGTACCCGCCGACTCCGGTGGGCGAGGTCGAGCGGCGCATCGCGGGCCACGTGGCGGACCTGATCCCGGACGGGGCGACGGTGCAGGTCGGGGTGGGCTCGATCCCGCAGGCGGTGATGGAGGCGCTGGCGGGCAAGAAGGATCTCGGCGTCCACTCGCTGCTGGTCGACCACATGCTGCCGCTCGTGCAAACCGGAGTGATCACCAACGCGCGCAAGCGCCTGCACCCGGGCCGGATGGACGTGGGCGAGATCATGGGCACCGCCGCCCTGTACCGATGGAGCCACGAGAACCCGCTCGTGAACATGGAGCCGTCCGACGTCGTGCACGACCCGCACGTGATCGCCGCGCTCGGCGATTTCGTCTCGGTGAACTCGGCGCTCGAGGTCGACCTGCTGGGGCAGGTGAACGCGGAGAGCGTGGACGGCCGCCAGATCACCGGCATCGGCGGGCAGTTCGACTTCGTGCTGGGGTCGGGGCGGGCGGCGGGCGGGCGGTCGATCATCGCGCTGCCCGCCGGCGCCGCGCGCGGCACGCGCTCGCGGATCGTGGCGCGCCTGGGCGCGGGCACGCGGGTGACCACCCCGCGCTTCCTGAGCGACTACGTGGTGACCGAGCACGGGGTGGCGGCGCTGCGCGGACAAAGCGACGCCGGGCGGGCGCGGGCACTGGTCCGCATCGCCGACCCGGCGTTCCGGGACGCGCTCGAGCGCGCGATCAGCCCTTGAGCTTGTCGATCTCGGTGAAGATCTCCTGATCCTCGGGGAAGCGATACGTGACCTGGTTGTCGTAGATCATCGTGTCGTCGACCTCGACGGTGAAGATGCCGCCGACGCCTTCCCGAAGCTCGGAGGTGATGCCGTACTTACTCTTGATGGCGGCCTGCAAACTGGAGGCCTGAGGCAGATAGTTTCACTCTCCGCAGTAGGTGATCCGGACGTGCATGGAACCCTCCTTTTACGAAAACTTGGCGCCGGACTGTCGCGTATGATACGGACGCTCCCGGGACCTGTCAAATGACCCGGCATCTCCTCATCGACACCGACCCCGGCATCGACGACGCGCTGGCCATCTTGCTCGCCCTGTCATCGCCGGACGCACGCGTCGAAGCGATCACCACCGTCGCGGGCAACGTGTCGGTGGACCTGGCCACCGTGAACGCCCGCCGCATCCTGGCGGTGGCCGCGCCCGA comes from the Candidatus Methylomirabilota bacterium genome and includes:
- a CDS encoding FAD-dependent monooxygenase, which encodes MRINVLGGGPAGLYFSLLMMRRDPSHRITVFERDAADDTFGWGIVFSDRTLAFLREQDEPTFTAIAQASQTWDNVDVVHRGEKVSIRGNGFSGIARLTFLDILQRRGREVGVDLRFRTPIADPTDLADGDLLVGADGANSLVRRHHADFFQPSVEVRLNRYVWLGTPRLFHGLVMIFRTNEHGLFIAHAYKFSPTMSTFIVECSPETWSRAGFDRLNDLDTCRYLARVFRDDLDGEPLLSNNFVKWVNFPLVRNRRWHHERAVLTGDAAHTAHFSIGSGTKLALEDAIALADALGRSGRSLPEALAAYEAARKPAVDAFQAAARRSLEWLERVDPHLGLEPVPFA
- a CDS encoding SDR family NAD(P)-dependent oxidoreductase, which produces MTDGAGALKDRTALVTGGGRGIGRAIALALGRAGAGLVLSGRTESALRSAAAEATDAGAPAVACYPLDVADPAAVAAALDRIRAERPPVDILVNNAGVAESAPLARTDLALWQRHVAINATAPYLFIRALLPGMLERRWGRVINIASTVGLAGAPYIAAYSASKHALVGLTRSVAAEVAGRGVTVNAVCPGYVATDLASRAAARISEKTGQSLGEATQALARLNASGRLIEPDEVAQVVLELASGAADARTGETVVLS
- a CDS encoding acetyl-CoA hydrolase/transferase C-terminal domain-containing protein, translated to MGRPFQQVSLTDAVGRLRAGMKVLVAPGAGDPSALIAEILRQADRLAPLTLMGGLRLDDYAFAAPAYAGRIRFATWHMSPRLAEADARGDVDFVPARYFDTVGLFSAGGAWAPDAVLVHTAPPDRGGHLSLGVSVSYLLPAARRAPLVIAQVNPRMPRTLGQAFLHHSQVDAWTPVDHPLLEYPPTPVGEVERRIAGHVADLIPDGATVQVGVGSIPQAVMEALAGKKDLGVHSLLVDHMLPLVQTGVITNARKRLHPGRMDVGEIMGTAALYRWSHENPLVNMEPSDVVHDPHVIAALGDFVSVNSALEVDLLGQVNAESVDGRQITGIGGQFDFVLGSGRAAGGRSIIALPAGAARGTRSRIVARLGAGTRVTTPRFLSDYVVTEHGVAALRGQSDAGRARALVRIADPAFRDALERAISP
- a CDS encoding Rdx family protein, with translation MPQASSLQAAIKSKYGITSELREGVGGIFTVEVDDTMIYDNQVTYRFPEDQEIFTEIDKLKG